The Microbacterium schleiferi genome contains the following window.
CGGGCGACCTGCCCGATGAGCCGGGCACGGATGACGGCGCCGTCGGGCTCGTGGATGAACTGCCCGAGCGCGCGCACCGGTTCGTCCTCGCTGTCGGCGGGTGCGGTGAGCTCGGCCGCGTGTTGCCCGCGCAGCACGAGCGCCGATCGCGTCACCCCCTCGCGGGCGAGTGGACCAGACCATAGCACCAGCTCGATCGTGGATCCGTCGGCGCTGACCCACTGCGCCTCGCATCCGTCGGGGATCCGATCGCGGTCGAGTCCCGGACCGAGCTTCACACCGCCCGGCATCCGCCCGATGAGCTCGAACACCCACTCCAGAGACGGCGACCAGTCGTCGGTGCGCGCACGGCCCGTTTCGCCCGTCTCGCGTCGTGCCGGGTCCAGCCAGACGGCGTCAACCCCGCTCAGGTCCTGATCCTCCGCGAGGCCGTGGCGCACCGTGACGGACGCGCCGAACGGGGCGAGGTTGACGGTCGCGAGTGCCGCCGTGACCTCGTCGGCATCGACAGCGTCGACACGGATGCCGAGACTGGCAAGAGCCAGCGCATCTCCGCCGATTCCGCATCCGAGGTCGGCGACGTGCTCGAGTCCGGCGCGACGGAACCGCCCCGCGTGGTGGGCGGCAACGGGAAGACGCGTCGCCTGCTCCAGGCCGGCGCGGGTGAACAGCATCCGTGACGCGAACTCACCGAACTTCGCCCTCGCCCGTTCACGCAGCCGCGCTTGGGTCACGACCGCCGACACGAGGTCGGGGGAGTGGCCGGCGCTGCGCAGTCGCGAGACGGTGCGCCCGACCTCATCGCTGGAGGAGATGGGGCCGAGGCTGTTCAGAAGGTCGAGCCCCGCCGGCGTCAGCAGCGCCCGCACCTCGGCGATGTCCATCCATCCACCCTAGGCGCGGGCGCTGCTAACTCCTCAAACCCGCCCGCGGAGTGAGGCCCGCGGGCGGGTTTTGCGGTCCTGATGCCCGACTCTTGAGGAGTTACCGACGCGCGAGAGCGTCAGCGGGTCCGCGTCAGCCGCAGCTGCTCACGAGATCCCACGAGGATGCCGAGAGGCGCTGCAGGCTGGTCACGGTGGCATCGCCGAGGCCGAGGTAGTCCTGCGTGCCGATCGCGTAATACGGGTTGTAGGGGTTCACGCCGTAGGACGTGGCCCGGCCCGCTGCCTTGTGGGTCGCGTTCGTGGCGGTGACACAGTCGCTCGGCGTGGGCGTCGGCGTTCCCGTTGGGGTGGGCGTCGGCGACGGTGTTCCGGTCGGTGTCGGGGTGGGCGTCGGTGTCGGCTCACCCGACCGGTCGGCGCGGCGGTTGTTGTCGAAGAAGAACTCCGTCACATACGCCGGGTAGTCGATGCTGTTCGCGCTGATGTACGACCCACCCGATCCCGCGCCGGCCGGCCAGTTGTGGCCAAGGCCCGTGTTCTGGATGACGGAGACGCGAGGCCCGTCGGCATCCGAGTACAGCGTTCCCGAGCCGGACGTGTTGGTTCCGGCAAGGCCCGAGAGGCCGAACGTCGAGGTCTGGTCAGCATCGTAGATGTCGGCCATGATCTGCCCGTTGAGCGTGTTGTACCCGGGCGCAACAGTGGAGTCGTTGCTGCCGTAGACGACCGAGGTCAGCTGCGTGTCGAAGGCTCCGGATGCTGCGCCGGCAAAGCTCGTGCACGTCGATACGCCCTGGTTCTTGGAGACGGCGACCGAGGAGATCTGCCCCGAGGTCGTGCCCACTGTCGGTCCGGCGTTGATGCCGATCCCGGCGAAGACGTCGGGCGCGAGGCATCCCATGACCATCGTCTGACCGCCGCCCGACGATAGCCCCGAGACGTAGACCTGATCCGCATCGATCCCCAGGCTGCCGCGCGCCGTGAGCGTCGAGGCCAGCGACAGGAGGTTGTCGTCGTGACGGGCCGGCGCCGTGCGCGAGTGATTCGCGTCGTAGTAGTCCCAGCAGCCGAGGATCACCCCGCCGTTCGGGGCATCCGGCAGCGCGACGATCATGCCGTACTCGTCTGCCGTCTGCGCCCAGTTGCCCGCCGACTGCAGATCGGACGCCTTCTGTACGCATCCGTGGAGCGAGATCATCAGCGCGCGGCCGGCGGGCAGCGCGGCCTCCGTCGTCGGCGTGTAGAGCCGCACCGACATCCCGGCGATCGTCTCGGTCGTCCACGTTCCGGTGCCACCGGTCGAGCCGCCCGAGCCGCCGCCGGAGCCGCCTCCGCCGTTGGTGCAGCCGGGGAGCGTCTCGAATCCCGGGGGACAGGTGATCGCCTGGGCGGCGGGTGCGACAGCGGTGAGACCCGCCACCGCCAAACCTGCCGCCAGGAGCGCGCCCAGAGCGCGATTTCGGACACGAGAGAGCATGCGTCATCCCTTCGTCACTGCCCCGGCCATTGCCCCGGGCGCCATCGCACGGTCGTCCCGGTCGGAGCACGGGCATCCCTCTCCAGTGAGTGGATGCCGAGGTGCGTCATCGCACGCGACTCACGGTAACTGAAAGATGATTCATATACCAGGTTAAGTCGGAGGACATGGCACGACTCTCATCTCGCGGGGGCGTTGTCGCCCCACGATCCGAATCTGATTGGCACTCGCGTTGCATGAGTGCCAATGCTTCAATACACTTGCGTTAGCACTCTCGGTGTGAGGTTGCTAACGAGTCTTGGATCTCAAGGAAAGCAGAGGTAGACCCGTGTCGGTTTCCATCAAGCCGCTCGAGGACCGCATCGTCATCAAGCAGGTCGAGGCCGAGCAGACCACCTCGAGTGGTCTCGTCATCCCCGACACCGCGAAGGAGAAGCCCCAGGAGGGCGAAGTCGTCGCGGTCGGCCCCGGCCGCATCGATGACAACGGCAACCGCGTTCCGCTCGACGTCGCCGTCGGTGACCGCGTCATCTACAGCAAGTACGGCGGGACCGAAGTGAAGTTCGGCGCCGAGGAGTACATTGTGCTCTCGGCTCGCGACGTGCTGGCGGTCGTCGTCCGCTGAGTCGACAACTCTTCGACGGGGCTCGGATGCTGCGGCATCCGGGCCCCGTCTTTTCGTGCGTGCGGCCGCTGGCGCCGCGGGTCCGTGCCTGGTCCTAGGCTGAACGGGTGACGCGCGAATCTGCTCCGGGGGATGGGAGCTCAGCGCCCTCGACGGGCGATGTCCCGGCATCCGGCGCGGCAGAGATCGCGGGAGCGGATGCCGCGCAGCTCGCCCAGGAAGCACCGGCGGATGCCGCGCGCGAGCGACTCGTCGGCGGCATCTTCGCGTTCTCGGCCTATTTCCTCTGGGGCTTCCTGCCGCTGTATTTCATCCTGCTCGCCCCGATCAGCGGCTGGGAGCTGGTCGGATGGCGCATCCTGCTCTCGCTCGTCTTCTGCATCTTCCTGCTCACCGTCATGCGGGCGTGGCGGCCGTTTCTCGCCATCGTGCGCCAACCGCGGCTGCTCGGCTGGACCGCCCTGGCGGGGGCGGTCATCTACGTCAACTGGCAGGTCTTCATCCTCGCCACCCTCTCGGGCCATGTCATCGAGACAAGCCTCGGGTACTTCATCAATCCGATCGCGACGGTGCTTCTTGGCGTCCTCGTGCTGCGCGAGCGACTTCGCCTGACGCAATGGGTTGCCATCGCGATCGCCGGTGTCGCCGTCATCGTCACGATCGTCGGCTACGGCACGGTGCCGTGGGTAGCTCTCACCCTCGCGGCATCCTTCAGCATCTACGGCCTGATCAAGAAGCGCATCGGCCCGTCGGTGGATGCCGTCAGCGGCCTCACCCTCGAGTCGGCCTGGCTCACGCCCCTTGCGATCGTGCTGCTGGTGGTCACGTCGCTCACGAGTGGTCTCACTGTCGGTGCCTACGGTGTGTGGCACGCCGTGCTGGTGAGCCTCGCGGGGGCCGCGACAGCCGTCCCGCTGCTGCTGTTCGCCGCCGGAGCGCGACGGGTGCCCCTGACCGTCGTCGGGCTGCTGCAGTTCATTGCGCCGATCATGCAGTTCATCACGGGCGCATGGATCCTCGGTGAACCGATGCCGCCCGAGCGCTGGGTCGGGTTCGCGCTGGTCTGGGTCGCGCTCGCCGTCCTCACCGTCGACTCGCTCGTCTTCGCGCGCCGCTCGCGCGGAGTCAGTGACGTCGCCGAATACAGCTGACCCCGCTGCCACGGCCGACTGCTTCGCAGCCGTTCCGTGCGCTGCGGCGCCGCTCGCGCGCCCTCACCACCGTTCCGCTGTCACAAACTGCCGCATCCGTCGCCGGTGAGCGACAGTCTGTGACAGTCGAAGGGCCCGAAGCGGTGCCCCGGCAGCGCGTCGGCGGGTGTCAGCGCACGAAGCGGGCGATGGCGGCGGAGGCCTCGCGGATCTTCTCCTCGGCCTGCTCGTCGCCCTGGCGCGCGGCATCCACGACACAGTGGCGCAGGTGATCTTCGAGAAGGCCGAGGGCGACCGACTCCAGCGCAGCCGTCGTGGCACTGATCTGCGTGAGGATGTCGATGCAGTACTTCTCGTCCTCGACCATCGAACGGATGCCGCGCGCCTGCCCCTCGATGCGCTTGAGACGGTTCAGATACCGCTGCTTGTCGCCGATGTACCCGTGGTGCGCCGCCGGGTCGTGAGCACTGTGGTCGGCATCCGTCGCCTCACCCTCGTGCGCGGTCGTCTCGAGAGTGTCGCTCATCGCGGGCTCCGTTCGTTCGTGCTTCTGCGTGACCCGACGACAGCCGGGTCGATGCTCTGAAAGCGGCGTAGTCGCAGGCTGTTACCGACGACGAAGACGCTGGATGCCGCCATCGCCGCCCCAGCGATCATGGGGTTCAGCAGCCCGAGCGCCGCGAGCGGGATCGCCGCGACGTTGTACGCGAACGCCCAGAAGAGGTTCCCACGGATCGTGCGCAGCGTCGCCCGCGACAGTCGGATCGCGTCCACCGCGCCCAGCAGATCCCCGCGAACGAGCGTGAGGTCCGAGGCCTCGATGGCGGCGTCCGTGCCCGTGCCCATCGCGATTCCGAGGTCGGCCTGCGCGAGCGCTGCGGCGTCATTGACACCATCGCCCACCATCGCCACGACCCGGCCGCGGGCCTGAAGTTGCTCGATCTGGGCAGACTTCTCGGCGGGCAGGACGCCCGCGATCACCTCACGGATGCCGACTTCATCGCCCACGCGCCGCGCCACCGCCTCGTGGTCGCCGGTGAGAAGAATCGGCTCCAGTCCGAGCGTGCGAAGCCGGGACACGGCATCCGCGCTGGATGCCTTCACCGAATCCGCGACGGTCAGGACTCCGCGAGCCTGCCCATCCCACGCCACGACGACCGCGGTCATCCCGTTTTCGCCGGCGCGCTCGACGGCTGCCGTGATCTCGGCATCCTGGCGCACCGACCAGTCGGCGAGCAGCCCGAGAGACCCGACCACCACGGCGCGACCGGCGACCCCCGTCGCGCCTCGCCCCGCAACCGACGAGAACGACTCGACCGCGGGAAGCCGATTCGCGGCCGTTGCATCGTCGGCCGCGACGGCGGAATCCGTGCCGTCCTCGGTACGCCGAGCTGCCGCCGCGATCGCCTGCGCGATGGGGTGCTCGGATGCCGACTCCACCGCGCCCGCCAGGCGCAGCACCTCGGCAGCATCCTCGCCCGGCGACGGGGCGACGTCCACGAGGGTCATCTGTCCCTCGGTGACGGTGCCGGTCTTGTCGAGCACGACAGTGTCGACGCGCCTCGTCGACTCCAGGATCTGTGGTCCTTTGATGAGGATGCCCAGCTGCGCGCCCCGACCGCTGCCGACCAGGAGCGCCGTCGGTGTTGCCAGCCCGAGAGCGCATGGGCAGGCGATGATCAGCACCGCGATCGCCGCGGTCAGCGCCATCGCCGTGCCGGCGCCGATCACCAGCCACGTGACCAGGGTGCCGGCCGCGATGACGATGACGATCGGGACGAACACGCCAGCTACCCGGTCG
Protein-coding sequences here:
- a CDS encoding class I SAM-dependent methyltransferase produces the protein MDIAEVRALLTPAGLDLLNSLGPISSSDEVGRTVSRLRSAGHSPDLVSAVVTQARLRERARAKFGEFASRMLFTRAGLEQATRLPVAAHHAGRFRRAGLEHVADLGCGIGGDALALASLGIRVDAVDADEVTAALATVNLAPFGASVTVRHGLAEDQDLSGVDAVWLDPARRETGETGRARTDDWSPSLEWVFELIGRMPGGVKLGPGLDRDRIPDGCEAQWVSADGSTIELVLWSGPLAREGVTRSALVLRGQHAAELTAPADSEDEPVRALGQFIHEPDGAVIRARLIGQVARSLHAGMLSEKIAYLTGDKPVTSPFVQSFRVREVLPSDTKKLARALRERGIGILEIKKRGVDVDPAALRQTLKLKGDESATLIMTRIAGTRVAILADRVPPAP
- a CDS encoding PHB depolymerase family esterase; amino-acid sequence: MLSRVRNRALGALLAAGLAVAGLTAVAPAAQAITCPPGFETLPGCTNGGGGSGGGSGGSTGGTGTWTTETIAGMSVRLYTPTTEAALPAGRALMISLHGCVQKASDLQSAGNWAQTADEYGMIVALPDAPNGGVILGCWDYYDANHSRTAPARHDDNLLSLASTLTARGSLGIDADQVYVSGLSSGGGQTMVMGCLAPDVFAGIGINAGPTVGTTSGQISSVAVSKNQGVSTCTSFAGAASGAFDTQLTSVVYGSNDSTVAPGYNTLNGQIMADIYDADQTSTFGLSGLAGTNTSGSGTLYSDADGPRVSVIQNTGLGHNWPAGAGSGGSYISANSIDYPAYVTEFFFDNNRRADRSGEPTPTPTPTPTGTPSPTPTPTGTPTPTPSDCVTATNATHKAAGRATSYGVNPYNPYYAIGTQDYLGLGDATVTSLQRLSASSWDLVSSCG
- the groES gene encoding co-chaperone GroES; its protein translation is MSVSIKPLEDRIVIKQVEAEQTTSSGLVIPDTAKEKPQEGEVVAVGPGRIDDNGNRVPLDVAVGDRVIYSKYGGTEVKFGAEEYIVLSARDVLAVVVR
- the rarD gene encoding EamA family transporter RarD, which produces MAGADAAQLAQEAPADAARERLVGGIFAFSAYFLWGFLPLYFILLAPISGWELVGWRILLSLVFCIFLLTVMRAWRPFLAIVRQPRLLGWTALAGAVIYVNWQVFILATLSGHVIETSLGYFINPIATVLLGVLVLRERLRLTQWVAIAIAGVAVIVTIVGYGTVPWVALTLAASFSIYGLIKKRIGPSVDAVSGLTLESAWLTPLAIVLLVVTSLTSGLTVGAYGVWHAVLVSLAGAATAVPLLLFAAGARRVPLTVVGLLQFIAPIMQFITGAWILGEPMPPERWVGFALVWVALAVLTVDSLVFARRSRGVSDVAEYS
- a CDS encoding metal-sensitive transcriptional regulator gives rise to the protein MSDTLETTAHEGEATDADHSAHDPAAHHGYIGDKQRYLNRLKRIEGQARGIRSMVEDEKYCIDILTQISATTAALESVALGLLEDHLRHCVVDAARQGDEQAEEKIREASAAIARFVR
- a CDS encoding heavy metal translocating P-type ATPase; the encoded protein is MTCASCAARIEKRLNRMPGVSASVNYATEKAVVRIDDDATAETTGGSGTDAAALIAEVERTGYTATVPAPPAAEPADPSTAADPELASLRQRLIGAAVLSVPVILLAMIPALQFTSWQWASLALASPVVVWAAWPFHRATAINLRHGAVTMDTLVSMGVSAAYLWSLYALFLGGAGMPGMTHGFTWIAQPGEAGNTIYLEVAAGVTTFLLLGRYLEVRAKRRASQAVRSLLEVGAKDAALLRDGTELRVPVSQLRVGDEFVVRPGERIATDGVVVSGTSAVDTSTITGESVPVEVREGDAVIGATVNVGGRLVVRATRVGEQTQLAQMARLVEQAQAGKAEVQRLADRVAGVFVPIVIVIAAGTLVTWLVIGAGTAMALTAAIAVLIIACPCALGLATPTALLVGSGRGAQLGILIKGPQILESTRRVDTVVLDKTGTVTEGQMTLVDVAPSPGEDAAEVLRLAGAVESASEHPIAQAIAAAARRTEDGTDSAVAADDATAANRLPAVESFSSVAGRGATGVAGRAVVVGSLGLLADWSVRQDAEITAAVERAGENGMTAVVVAWDGQARGVLTVADSVKASSADAVSRLRTLGLEPILLTGDHEAVARRVGDEVGIREVIAGVLPAEKSAQIEQLQARGRVVAMVGDGVNDAAALAQADLGIAMGTGTDAAIEASDLTLVRGDLLGAVDAIRLSRATLRTIRGNLFWAFAYNVAAIPLAALGLLNPMIAGAAMAASSVFVVGNSLRLRRFQSIDPAVVGSRRSTNERSPR